The Bacteroidota bacterium genome includes a window with the following:
- a CDS encoding DUF3078 domain-containing protein yields the protein MRFYTTILILILVVSVRSQEKPDSMLYKWNPSLTAGLNFSQVSFSDWAKGGENAISWNTFANFGLTYKAEHWVFKNQLRVIYGRTQAGSQPNKQNENEIFMENVLARDIGWIFKFAASNTFLTQITTGYNYKLDPAPKISDFFDPAYITQGIGLLYDKSEYVQTRFDLAAREIVSNQYFLEADDPVTPEIEKFKFDLGLNSVTDLRIPVAENVLYVSKLSLFSPFRKLDIWDVRWESLLTAQVNKWLATNLSVVIVYDEDQIKRTQVRQAFQLGLVFSIL from the coding sequence ATGCGGTTTTATACAACTATTCTCATTCTGATTCTCGTTGTATCAGTCAGGTCTCAGGAGAAACCGGACTCGATGTTGTACAAATGGAATCCCTCTCTTACAGCCGGGCTGAATTTCTCACAGGTGAGTTTCTCGGACTGGGCAAAGGGTGGCGAGAATGCCATCTCATGGAACACTTTCGCTAATTTTGGCTTGACCTATAAAGCAGAACACTGGGTTTTTAAGAATCAATTGCGGGTTATATACGGTCGAACCCAGGCAGGAAGCCAGCCGAATAAACAGAACGAAAATGAAATTTTCATGGAAAATGTTCTTGCCAGAGATATCGGATGGATCTTTAAATTTGCTGCTTCAAACACATTCCTGACACAAATTACAACCGGATATAACTACAAACTCGATCCCGCACCAAAGATATCCGACTTTTTCGACCCTGCCTACATTACTCAGGGTATCGGACTTTTATATGACAAGTCTGAATATGTCCAGACCCGTTTCGATCTTGCCGCCAGGGAAATTGTCTCCAATCAGTATTTCCTGGAGGCTGATGATCCGGTGACTCCCGAAATCGAAAAATTTAAATTTGATCTCGGCTTAAACAGTGTTACTGACCTGAGAATACCCGTTGCAGAGAATGTGCTCTATGTCTCGAAACTCTCCCTTTTCTCACCATTCAGGAAGCTTGATATTTGGGATGTCAGGTGGGAGAGTCTGCTGACGGCACAGGTAAACAAGTGGCTGGCTACAAATTTGAGTGTGGTGATTGTTTACGATGAAGATCAGATAAAAAGAACCCAGGTAAGGCAGGCATTCCAACTGGGACTGGTCTTTTCCATCCTGTAA
- the carB gene encoding carbamoyl-phosphate synthase (glutamine-hydrolyzing) large subunit, translated as MERGKMQIEKVLIIGSGALKIGEAGEFDYSGSQALKALKEEGIKTVLLNPNIATVQTSEDLADKIYFLPVTPWFVEEVIKKEKPQGILLSFGGQTALNCGVELYRNGILEKYGVQVLGTPVASIIETEDRELFANKLASIDIKTPKSFAVTTVDDAIKAAETIGFPLIIRAAYTLGGQGSGFCDDIASLREMADKAFSYSDQILVEESLKGWKEVEYEVVRDRYDNCITVCNMENFDPLGIHTGESIVVAPSQTLSNDDYQLLRNISIKLIRHVGIVGECNVQFALDPHSQDYRVIEVNARLSRSSALASKATGYPLAFVAAKLALGYGLHELKNSVTKVTSALFEPALDYVVVKIPRWDLDKFTGVSKKIGSSMKSVGEVMAIGRTFEEAIQKGLRMIRQARHGFVGTREPVENLNEMLLEPTDRRIFYLAEAFERGYQVEDIYSLTKIDRWFLSKLKNIFDLKNELLGFNQLQEVPDELLRLAKRFGFSDFQIARFVLKSSDKEIEKDLLRVRYERKRRGILPAVKQIDTLAAEYPAQTNYLYLTYSGDEHDVVYENDKKTVIVLGSGAYRIGSSVEFDWCSVSALQAARAEGYRAVMINYNPETVSTDYDICDRLYFDELSFERVMDIIDLEAPFGVIVNSGGQIPNGLATRLNDQRVPLLGTSAESIDRSENRHKFSQMLDDLGIDQPRWKELTAIEDIHRFADEVGFPLLIRPSYVLSGSAMNVVSNKEDLEFFLNEAATVSKQYPVVVSEFIENAKEIEFDAVAREGEIFAYTVSEHVEFAGVHSGDSTIIFPPQKIYVETSRLIKKTAHKIARELNITGPFNIQFIARDNYIKVIECNLRASRSFPFVSKVLKVNLIELATRLALGVDVKKPSKSAFDLEYIGVKASQFSFHRLGGADPVLGVDMTSTGEVGCIGDDFYEALLKAMLSVGYRLPVKRVLLSTGPLRDKVELLEPCRTLAQNGVELFATSGTAGFLNDHDVPCAAVAWPDEEVHPNSLDMIKEKKFDLIVNIPKNNSRDELYNDYTIRRSAVDYNIPLITNARLASAFIEASARYSMDDIGITSWDEYK; from the coding sequence ATGGAACGAGGAAAAATGCAAATCGAGAAAGTTCTCATAATCGGATCCGGTGCGCTGAAGATTGGGGAGGCGGGTGAGTTCGATTACAGCGGCTCTCAGGCATTGAAGGCACTGAAGGAAGAGGGGATAAAAACCGTACTTCTGAACCCGAACATTGCGACAGTTCAGACTTCGGAAGACCTTGCGGATAAAATCTACTTTCTTCCGGTGACCCCCTGGTTTGTGGAAGAGGTAATCAAAAAAGAGAAACCGCAGGGGATTCTTCTGTCATTCGGTGGTCAGACTGCTTTGAACTGCGGAGTCGAATTGTACCGGAATGGAATCCTTGAAAAATACGGGGTTCAGGTTCTCGGCACTCCCGTTGCATCGATAATAGAGACGGAAGACAGGGAATTGTTTGCGAATAAACTTGCTTCAATTGATATAAAAACACCGAAAAGTTTTGCCGTAACCACTGTGGATGATGCGATAAAAGCTGCGGAAACCATTGGGTTCCCTTTGATTATCCGAGCTGCCTATACGCTTGGCGGACAGGGGAGCGGTTTCTGCGACGACATAGCCTCACTTCGGGAAATGGCTGACAAAGCATTTTCGTACTCCGATCAAATACTTGTTGAAGAGTCGTTAAAAGGGTGGAAGGAAGTGGAATATGAGGTGGTGCGGGATCGGTATGACAACTGCATAACAGTTTGCAACATGGAAAATTTTGATCCTCTCGGCATCCATACAGGTGAGAGTATTGTGGTGGCTCCATCCCAAACCCTCTCGAATGACGACTACCAGTTGCTCCGAAACATCTCAATTAAACTGATCAGACATGTCGGAATTGTCGGTGAATGTAATGTCCAGTTTGCTCTCGATCCTCATTCTCAGGACTATCGCGTAATTGAAGTGAACGCCCGGTTAAGCCGTTCATCTGCACTGGCTTCAAAAGCAACTGGTTATCCGCTCGCATTTGTTGCCGCAAAACTTGCGCTCGGATACGGTCTGCATGAGCTTAAAAACTCGGTGACCAAGGTTACCTCGGCTCTTTTTGAACCCGCACTCGATTATGTCGTTGTTAAAATACCGAGATGGGATCTCGATAAATTTACCGGTGTCTCGAAAAAAATCGGCAGCAGCATGAAGAGTGTCGGTGAAGTCATGGCAATCGGAAGAACTTTCGAAGAGGCGATTCAAAAAGGTCTCAGAATGATCAGGCAGGCACGGCATGGATTTGTCGGTACAAGGGAGCCTGTAGAAAATCTCAACGAAATGTTGCTTGAACCGACCGACAGAAGAATTTTTTATCTGGCAGAAGCTTTTGAACGGGGATATCAGGTTGAGGATATCTATTCCCTCACTAAAATCGACAGATGGTTCCTCAGTAAATTAAAAAATATTTTTGATCTGAAAAATGAGCTTCTTGGATTTAATCAACTCCAGGAGGTGCCCGATGAACTTTTACGGTTGGCAAAAAGATTTGGTTTCAGTGATTTTCAGATCGCAAGATTTGTCCTAAAGAGCAGCGACAAAGAGATTGAAAAAGACCTTCTTCGGGTCCGTTACGAAAGGAAACGGAGGGGAATTCTTCCGGCTGTTAAACAGATTGACACACTTGCCGCCGAGTATCCCGCACAAACGAACTACCTGTACCTCACATATTCAGGCGATGAGCATGATGTTGTTTACGAAAATGACAAAAAAACGGTGATTGTTCTCGGATCGGGTGCTTACAGGATAGGAAGTTCGGTTGAATTCGACTGGTGCAGTGTATCAGCGCTTCAGGCAGCGCGGGCCGAGGGCTACCGCGCTGTGATGATCAATTACAATCCTGAAACTGTCAGCACTGACTATGACATCTGCGACCGGCTCTATTTCGATGAGCTCAGTTTCGAGAGGGTGATGGACATTATCGATCTTGAAGCCCCGTTTGGTGTCATTGTAAATTCGGGAGGTCAAATCCCCAACGGACTTGCAACCAGACTGAACGACCAGAGGGTGCCGCTTCTTGGAACCAGTGCCGAATCGATTGACCGGTCGGAAAACAGGCACAAATTCTCTCAAATGCTTGATGACCTTGGAATTGATCAGCCGAGATGGAAGGAACTTACTGCGATAGAGGATATCCACCGCTTTGCCGATGAAGTGGGCTTTCCGCTTCTGATAAGACCCTCATATGTCCTTTCGGGCTCTGCCATGAATGTTGTATCAAACAAAGAGGACCTCGAGTTTTTCCTGAATGAGGCGGCAACTGTTTCGAAGCAGTATCCCGTGGTGGTCTCTGAATTTATTGAAAATGCCAAGGAAATCGAGTTTGATGCCGTTGCCAGGGAGGGTGAAATCTTCGCTTATACGGTTTCCGAGCATGTGGAATTTGCAGGGGTTCACTCAGGGGACTCCACGATTATTTTCCCGCCACAAAAGATCTATGTGGAAACGAGCCGGTTGATAAAAAAGACAGCCCACAAAATCGCGAGGGAACTGAACATTACGGGTCCTTTCAACATTCAGTTCATCGCAAGGGATAATTATATCAAGGTGATTGAGTGCAATTTGAGGGCATCACGGTCGTTTCCGTTTGTTTCAAAAGTTCTAAAAGTAAATTTAATTGAACTTGCCACCCGGCTTGCATTGGGGGTTGATGTGAAAAAGCCTTCGAAGTCGGCATTTGATCTCGAGTATATCGGGGTGAAGGCATCCCAGTTTTCATTTCACAGGCTTGGAGGAGCAGACCCCGTGCTTGGGGTCGATATGACCTCCACAGGAGAGGTAGGTTGTATAGGTGATGATTTTTACGAGGCACTTCTAAAGGCAATGCTTTCAGTGGGGTACCGGCTCCCTGTGAAAAGAGTACTTCTTTCGACAGGACCTTTGAGGGATAAGGTGGAACTGCTTGAACCCTGTCGTACCCTCGCACAAAACGGAGTTGAACTGTTTGCCACCTCAGGTACTGCGGGATTTCTTAACGATCATGATGTTCCCTGTGCTGCAGTCGCATGGCCCGACGAAGAAGTGCATCCAAATTCACTCGATATGATAAAAGAGAAAAAATTTGATCTTATTGTGAACATTCCAAAGAATAATTCCCGCGATGAGTTGTATAATGACTATACAATTCGTAGAAGTGCGGTTGATTACAACATTCCGCTGATAACAAATGCAAGACTTGCTTCAGCATTCATTGAGGCATCTGCAAGGTATTCGATGGATGATATCGGCATAACGAGTTGGGATGAGTATAAATAA
- the carA gene encoding glutamine-hydrolyzing carbamoyl-phosphate synthase small subunit, with the protein MLGKLILEDGSEYTGTVFGAARSSAGETVFSTAVTGYTESLSDPSYSGQILTLTFPLIGNYGIPGKARLDNIAKFFESDKVQAAGLIVNNYSPEYSHWNAERSLSDWLEEYGVPGLTNIDTRALTKKIREKGSLLGKIVIDEEIPFFDPDKHDLLEKVSVETVDETGNGKYKIMLVDCGSKTNIIRCLLSRDATVIRVPWNHDFASEEYDGLFISNGPGNPKRAGVVIENLKKAFQKEKPVMGICLGHQLMSLATGADTYKMKYGHRSHNQPVLLYNTDKAFITSQNHGYVVDNPTIPDEWEHYFVNLNDGTNEGLRHRSLPFMSVQFHPEASSGPTDTEFLFDEFMKLVRRGKN; encoded by the coding sequence ATGCTCGGAAAACTAATTCTTGAAGACGGCAGCGAATATACGGGTACCGTATTTGGCGCAGCCCGTTCATCTGCCGGTGAGACGGTATTCAGTACTGCCGTAACAGGCTACACTGAAAGTCTCTCGGATCCGTCCTATTCGGGACAGATTCTTACTCTCACTTTTCCTCTTATCGGGAACTATGGTATTCCGGGAAAGGCGAGACTCGACAATATTGCAAAGTTCTTCGAATCGGATAAAGTGCAGGCTGCGGGCCTTATCGTCAACAACTACTCTCCTGAATACAGTCACTGGAACGCAGAGAGAAGCCTTTCCGACTGGTTGGAAGAGTATGGAGTCCCCGGACTGACGAACATCGACACCCGTGCGCTGACAAAAAAGATCAGGGAAAAGGGTTCACTTCTCGGCAAGATAGTAATCGATGAAGAGATTCCTTTTTTTGATCCCGACAAGCATGATCTTCTCGAAAAAGTCTCGGTAGAAACAGTTGATGAAACCGGCAACGGTAAATACAAAATAATGCTTGTTGACTGCGGCAGCAAAACAAACATAATCAGATGTCTCTTATCACGCGATGCCACCGTAATCAGAGTGCCATGGAATCATGATTTTGCTTCGGAAGAATATGACGGACTTTTTATTTCGAATGGACCCGGAAACCCAAAAAGAGCCGGAGTTGTAATTGAAAACCTGAAAAAAGCATTCCAAAAAGAGAAACCGGTAATGGGAATTTGTCTCGGACACCAGTTAATGTCACTTGCGACGGGTGCCGATACCTATAAAATGAAGTACGGACACAGAAGTCATAATCAGCCGGTTCTGTTGTACAACACAGATAAAGCTTTCATAACCTCTCAAAATCACGGATATGTGGTTGACAACCCGACAATTCCCGATGAATGGGAACATTACTTTGTGAACCTGAACGATGGTACAAATGAGGGGCTGCGACACAGATCACTTCCTTTCATGTCGGTTCAATTCCATCCCGAAGCATCGAGCGGACCCACAGATACGGAATTTCTTTTTGATGAGTTTATGAAGTTGGTCAGGAGGGGTAAAAACTAA